The following proteins come from a genomic window of Synechococcus sp. BIOS-E4-1:
- a CDS encoding dienelactone hydrolase family protein: protein MVFAHGLCGPAEKYSSTLSRLASWGFMVIASQQQGDCGVMNVDHPFATLGNLFQLPIKFSNAVDFFGMADDIRSNLRYLKSRSDVDSNRLALMGHSMGGGMVVDVASGLGADGSDLVKAVVAIAPWNGVQPTPSSVVRSVSAPILIFCSMSDALCPCSGEVQLSDTQGVLTGSVSPEIPLLFGPSADPTWRGGAMAIFDNAQNAVLIDINRVSHFTIAGIDDGGDMQNFADWARGESGLNFNRPSRPYVDIPTMEYAVAFLNKSLNLDAKSGQSFLDQSASDSRIVDIRRSR, encoded by the coding sequence GTGGTCTTTGCTCACGGATTGTGTGGTCCTGCAGAAAAGTATTCATCCACTCTGTCTCGTCTCGCTTCCTGGGGTTTCATGGTGATTGCAAGCCAGCAGCAAGGTGATTGTGGAGTGATGAATGTTGATCATCCGTTCGCTACTCTGGGCAACCTCTTTCAGCTTCCGATCAAATTCAGTAATGCTGTCGATTTTTTTGGTATGGCAGATGACATTCGCTCGAATTTGAGATATTTAAAGAGTCGCTCAGATGTTGATTCCAATCGACTTGCCCTCATGGGTCACAGCATGGGAGGCGGGATGGTTGTCGATGTGGCATCTGGTCTCGGTGCGGATGGATCTGATTTGGTTAAAGCCGTTGTTGCGATCGCTCCATGGAACGGAGTTCAGCCGACCCCTAGTTCCGTTGTTAGAAGCGTTTCGGCGCCTATTCTGATTTTCTGTTCAATGTCTGATGCTCTTTGCCCATGCTCCGGTGAGGTTCAGTTGAGTGATACGCAAGGTGTCCTGACTGGCAGCGTATCTCCTGAAATCCCACTGCTGTTTGGACCTTCGGCTGATCCCACATGGCGCGGTGGGGCTATGGCGATCTTTGATAATGCTCAGAACGCTGTCTTAATTGATATCAACCGTGTTAGCCATTTCACGATTGCCGGCATTGATGATGGTGGCGATATGCAGAATTTTGCGGATTGGGCTCGTGGTGAATCAGGTTTAAACTTTAATAGGCCAAGTCGCCCTTATGTGGATATTCCTACAATGGAATATGCTGTTGCATTTTTGAATAAGAGTCTAAATCTTGATGCCAAATCGGGTCAGTCTTTCCTCGACCAATCTGCCTCGGATTCGCGCATTGTTGACATTCGCCGTTCTCGTTAA
- a CDS encoding glucose-1-phosphate adenylyltransferase, whose translation MKRVLAIILGGGAGTRLYPLTKMRAKPAVPLAGKYRLIDIPISNCINSDINKMYVMTQFNSASLNRHLSQTFNLSNSFGGGFVEVLAAQQTPDSPSWFEGTADAVRKYQWLFQEWDVDEYLILSGDQLYRMDYSRFIEHHRRTGADLTVAALPVDAKQAESFGLMRTDNDGNIQEFREKPKGDSLLEMAVDTARFGLSPESAKERPYLASMGIYVFSRQTLFDLLDGNTNHKDFGKEVIPESLAQGDKLQSYVFDDYWEDIGTIGAFYEANLALTQQPKPPFSFYDEKFPIYTRPRYLPPSKLVDAQITNSIIGEGSILKSCSVHHCVLGVRSRLESDVVLQDTLVMGADFFESSEERAVLRERGGIPLGVGQGTTVKRAILDKNARIGSNVTIVNKDNVEEADRAELGFYIRNGIVVVVKNASIPDGSVI comes from the coding sequence ATGAAGCGTGTTCTGGCCATCATTCTGGGGGGAGGAGCGGGAACGCGTCTATACCCCCTTACCAAGATGCGGGCCAAGCCCGCTGTTCCTCTGGCCGGCAAGTACCGACTGATCGATATTCCGATCAGCAACTGCATCAACTCCGACATCAACAAGATGTACGTGATGACGCAGTTCAACAGTGCTTCCCTGAATCGTCACCTAAGCCAGACGTTTAATCTCAGTAATTCCTTCGGTGGCGGATTCGTCGAGGTCCTTGCCGCTCAGCAGACTCCCGACAGTCCTTCCTGGTTCGAAGGTACCGCTGATGCAGTGCGCAAATATCAGTGGCTGTTTCAGGAATGGGATGTTGACGAATATCTGATCCTGTCCGGGGATCAGCTGTACCGCATGGACTACAGCCGTTTCATTGAGCATCACCGACGCACTGGAGCCGATCTGACTGTTGCGGCACTGCCAGTTGATGCCAAACAGGCTGAATCCTTCGGTCTGATGAGAACGGATAACGACGGCAATATTCAGGAATTCCGCGAAAAGCCGAAGGGTGACTCCCTGCTTGAGATGGCCGTGGACACAGCCCGCTTCGGGCTCAGTCCCGAATCCGCTAAGGAACGTCCCTATCTGGCTTCGATGGGGATCTACGTGTTCAGTCGTCAGACACTCTTCGATCTTCTCGATGGCAACACCAACCACAAGGATTTCGGCAAGGAAGTGATTCCTGAATCGCTTGCTCAAGGTGACAAGCTCCAGAGCTATGTCTTCGATGACTACTGGGAAGACATCGGCACGATTGGTGCGTTCTATGAGGCCAACCTTGCTCTGACGCAACAACCAAAACCCCCATTCAGCTTCTACGACGAGAAATTCCCGATCTACACACGGCCGCGTTATCTGCCTCCGAGCAAACTTGTTGATGCTCAGATCACCAATTCAATTATCGGCGAGGGGTCGATTCTGAAGTCGTGCAGTGTTCATCACTGCGTTCTTGGTGTCCGCAGCAGGCTTGAGTCTGATGTGGTGCTTCAAGACACCCTCGTCATGGGTGCTGATTTCTTTGAGTCCAGCGAAGAGCGTGCAGTGCTCAGAGAGCGTGGTGGTATCCCCCTCGGGGTGGGCCAGGGCACCACGGTCAAGCGTGCCATTCTCGACAAAAACGCGCGCATTGGTTCCAATGTCACGATCGTGAACAAGGACAATGTTGAAGAAGCCGATCGCGCCGAGCTGGGCTTCTACATCCGTAATGGGATCGTGGTCGTTGTAAAAAATGCATCGATTCCTGATGGAAGTGTGATCTGA
- the gndA gene encoding NADP-dependent phosphogluconate dehydrogenase has product MSKAHFGLIGLGVMGENLVLNAERNGFSSVVYNRTYSKTEEFMSGRGAGKNIQGATDLQDFVNKLERPRRILMMVKAGGPVDAVIEQISPYLDEGDLLIDGGNSEYHDTERRVAELESKRFGFIGMGVSGGAKGALEGPSMMPGGTKSSYDAIESLVCKMAAQVEDGPCVTYIGPGGSGHFVKTVHNGIEYGIEQILAEGYDLMKRVGGMSSLEMADVFAHWNSTEELSSYLVEITEVCLRTMDPDDGTPLVDKIQDKAGQKGTGLWTVVSALQMGASVPTIYAALNGRVMSSMKEQRIKAEPILKGPAIQAFDMGTTADGMSPLMDAMVLACMASYAQGMELLRIASAEHNYNLNMPSIAQIWKGGCIIRARLLKRIQDAFNANPQLENLLIDPWFADQVNRRLPGLAKVVAGAAAAGVPVPCLSSTLDYINSYRTARLPQNLVQAMRDCFGSHTYERVDKDGIFHTEWLK; this is encoded by the coding sequence ATGTCCAAGGCCCACTTCGGTCTGATTGGTCTAGGCGTGATGGGGGAAAACCTTGTCCTCAACGCTGAGCGCAATGGTTTCTCGAGCGTCGTCTACAACCGCACTTATTCCAAGACGGAAGAATTCATGTCCGGCCGTGGGGCGGGCAAAAACATTCAGGGAGCCACTGACCTCCAGGATTTCGTCAACAAACTGGAACGTCCACGACGCATCTTGATGATGGTCAAGGCTGGAGGACCTGTAGACGCAGTCATCGAGCAGATTTCCCCCTATTTGGATGAGGGAGATCTATTGATTGATGGTGGTAATTCGGAATATCACGACACCGAACGACGCGTTGCTGAACTGGAAAGTAAAAGGTTTGGATTCATCGGGATGGGCGTCTCGGGTGGAGCCAAAGGTGCTCTGGAGGGGCCGAGCATGATGCCAGGAGGGACCAAGTCCTCCTATGACGCCATCGAAAGTCTGGTCTGCAAGATGGCGGCCCAGGTTGAGGATGGTCCTTGTGTCACCTACATCGGCCCGGGAGGCTCAGGTCACTTCGTCAAGACCGTGCACAACGGAATTGAATACGGCATTGAGCAAATTCTGGCCGAGGGGTACGACCTGATGAAGCGGGTCGGTGGCATGAGCAGCCTCGAGATGGCGGATGTGTTTGCGCACTGGAACAGCACCGAGGAGCTGTCGTCCTATCTCGTTGAAATCACCGAGGTGTGTCTGCGCACCATGGATCCGGATGATGGCACTCCGCTCGTGGACAAGATTCAGGACAAGGCTGGGCAGAAGGGAACGGGGCTCTGGACTGTTGTCAGTGCTCTGCAGATGGGCGCCTCGGTGCCCACGATCTACGCCGCCCTCAATGGACGGGTGATGAGCTCCATGAAGGAGCAGCGCATCAAGGCTGAGCCGATTCTGAAGGGGCCGGCCATTCAGGCGTTCGACATGGGCACAACGGCTGATGGCATGTCTCCGTTGATGGATGCCATGGTTCTGGCCTGCATGGCCAGCTACGCCCAGGGAATGGAGCTGCTGCGGATTGCATCCGCTGAGCACAACTACAACCTGAACATGCCGTCGATTGCCCAGATCTGGAAAGGTGGCTGCATCATCCGTGCCCGCTTGCTGAAGCGGATTCAGGATGCGTTCAACGCCAACCCCCAACTGGAGAACCTGTTGATCGATCCGTGGTTCGCCGATCAGGTGAACCGTCGTCTGCCCGGACTGGCGAAAGTGGTCGCCGGTGCAGCCGCTGCCGGCGTTCCAGTGCCCTGCCTAAGCAGCACTCTCGATTACATCAACAGCTACCGCACGGCACGCCTCCCCCAGAACCTTGTGCAGGCCATGCGTGACTGCTTCGGTTCCCATACGTACGAGCGCGTGGACAAAGACGGCATCTTCCACACCGAGTGGCTCAAGTGA
- the ilvD gene encoding dihydroxy-acid dehydratase codes for MLRSDAVTKGIQRSPNRAMLRAVGFGDQDFGKPIIGIANGYSTITPCNVGLNDLSKRAEAAARQAGGMPQMFGTITVSDGISMGTEGMKYSLVSREVIADAIETACNGQSMDGVLAVGGCDKNMPGAMLAMARMNIPAIFVYGGTIKPGKLGGCDLTVVSAFEAVGQITNGKIDMDQLIAVEKNACPGAGSCGGMFTANTMSAAIETMGLSLPCSSTMAAEDAEKADSAARSAEVLVEAVKANIRPLDLLTREAFENAISVIMAVGGSTNSVLHLLAIARTAGVDLNIDDFEQIRQRVPVFCDLKPSGRYVTVDLHRAGGIPQVMKLLLNAGLLHGDCRTIEGKTLKQLLEDVPSEPPADQDVIRPISKPIYQKGHLAILKGNLALEGSVAKISGVKSPVLTGPARVFESEETCLEAILDRKIKAGDVVVVRYEGPVGGPGMREMLSPTAAIVGQGLGEKVALITDGRFSGGSYGLVVGHVAPEAAVGGTIGLVQEGDSITVDANELLLQLNVDEAELERRRAAWSSPTPRYRTGILGKYARLVSSSSRGAVTDQP; via the coding sequence ATGCTCCGCTCCGATGCCGTCACCAAGGGGATCCAGCGTTCCCCTAACAGGGCGATGTTGCGAGCCGTGGGATTCGGAGACCAGGATTTCGGCAAGCCCATCATTGGCATTGCCAACGGCTACAGCACGATCACGCCCTGCAATGTGGGCCTGAACGATTTGTCGAAACGGGCGGAAGCAGCCGCTCGGCAGGCGGGAGGCATGCCGCAGATGTTCGGAACGATCACCGTCAGCGATGGCATCTCCATGGGAACTGAGGGGATGAAGTACTCCCTGGTGAGCCGTGAAGTGATTGCCGATGCAATCGAGACAGCCTGCAACGGCCAGAGCATGGACGGTGTTCTTGCCGTGGGTGGATGCGACAAGAACATGCCCGGCGCCATGCTGGCGATGGCCCGGATGAACATCCCGGCGATCTTTGTCTACGGCGGCACGATCAAGCCGGGAAAACTCGGTGGATGCGATCTCACCGTAGTGAGTGCCTTCGAAGCCGTAGGACAGATCACGAACGGCAAAATCGATATGGATCAGCTGATCGCCGTCGAAAAGAACGCCTGTCCTGGAGCCGGAAGCTGTGGCGGCATGTTTACTGCCAACACGATGAGCGCCGCCATCGAAACAATGGGGCTGAGTCTTCCGTGTAGTTCCACGATGGCGGCGGAGGATGCCGAGAAGGCCGACAGTGCTGCCCGGTCGGCCGAGGTCCTTGTCGAAGCGGTGAAAGCGAACATCAGACCCCTGGATCTGCTGACCAGGGAAGCGTTTGAAAACGCGATCAGCGTGATCATGGCCGTTGGCGGCTCAACCAACTCGGTCCTGCACCTGCTCGCCATTGCGAGAACAGCGGGAGTCGACCTGAACATCGATGACTTTGAACAGATTCGCCAGCGGGTTCCGGTCTTCTGCGACCTGAAGCCGAGCGGTCGTTACGTCACCGTTGATCTGCACAGAGCCGGCGGCATCCCCCAAGTGATGAAACTGCTGCTGAATGCAGGCCTCCTGCATGGAGATTGCCGAACGATTGAAGGCAAGACGCTGAAGCAGCTGCTCGAAGATGTGCCGTCAGAACCTCCTGCTGATCAGGATGTGATCCGTCCGATCAGCAAACCTATCTATCAGAAAGGACACCTGGCCATTCTCAAGGGCAACCTTGCGCTCGAGGGAAGCGTCGCCAAGATCAGCGGGGTCAAATCTCCTGTCTTGACCGGCCCTGCGAGGGTCTTTGAAAGTGAAGAGACCTGCCTTGAAGCCATTCTTGATCGCAAGATCAAGGCTGGAGATGTGGTGGTCGTCCGCTATGAGGGGCCAGTGGGCGGACCAGGTATGCGCGAGATGCTCTCACCCACTGCAGCCATTGTCGGACAGGGGCTGGGAGAGAAAGTGGCCCTGATCACCGACGGCCGCTTCAGTGGTGGTTCCTACGGACTGGTCGTGGGGCATGTTGCGCCTGAAGCCGCTGTTGGCGGCACCATCGGACTGGTACAGGAGGGCGACAGCATCACCGTTGACGCCAATGAACTCTTGCTGCAACTCAACGTGGACGAAGCCGAACTGGAGCGCAGACGTGCTGCCTGGAGCAGTCCGACTCCCCGCTATCGCACCGGCATCCTCGGCAAATATGCCCGTCTTGTCAGTTCCAGCAGCAGGGGAGCGGTCACCGATCAGCCCTGA
- a CDS encoding CIA30 family protein: MTTPPYQQPPQIRVIAAGDSFRDWASLNDTIMGGSSRAGCRFSDQGLVLEGEVVSEGGGFVSCRSPVFRPPLDLSSYRGLRLRLDGQGRSFKFAVACRDGVFGLTELIPGGLRWVTTVATELTDTTIVDLPFDLLRPVVRAKPVSIPVRFDPSCITRLQLLHSRFGDDGEPNPGYRAGEIKLLIRSIEAF; the protein is encoded by the coding sequence TTGACAACACCTCCCTACCAACAGCCACCGCAAATTCGAGTGATCGCTGCCGGTGACTCCTTTCGCGACTGGGCCAGTCTCAATGACACGATCATGGGTGGGTCCAGCCGTGCGGGCTGCCGATTCAGTGATCAGGGTCTAGTTCTTGAAGGCGAGGTGGTGAGTGAAGGCGGTGGTTTCGTGAGCTGCCGTTCTCCGGTGTTTCGACCGCCCCTGGATCTCAGTTCCTACAGAGGCCTGCGGCTGAGATTGGATGGGCAAGGACGCAGTTTCAAGTTCGCAGTTGCGTGCCGTGATGGCGTGTTCGGACTCACCGAGTTAATTCCTGGTGGATTGCGTTGGGTCACAACGGTTGCCACCGAGTTAACGGATACCACGATCGTAGATCTTCCCTTTGACCTTCTCCGGCCTGTTGTGCGAGCGAAACCTGTCAGTATTCCAGTTCGCTTTGACCCATCGTGTATTACGCGTCTTCAGTTGTTGCACTCACGATTCGGTGACGATGGTGAGCCCAATCCCGGCTATCGAGCGGGTGAGATCAAGCTCTTGATTCGCTCGATCGAAGCATTCTGA
- the rpe gene encoding ribulose-phosphate 3-epimerase — MTASERPIQIIPSVLPADWAAMGQCVKDLEAAGVDRIQFDVMDGNFVPNLTFGPELIKACRKYCNVKFETQLMVSQYNSETMLEQYVDASKGPNGEPGVVIAHVEANTHLHRVLGRIRQLGGSPSVAMNPHTPMEMVKNVLDMVDHVLVMTVNPGFGGQAYIPTMLDKISQLRKTIDERGLTVDIEVDGGIKANWTISQCCAAGANCFIAGSGMFAYPTLKEGCEDLRRVAQEAREGKVLPTPS, encoded by the coding sequence ATGACCGCATCCGAACGCCCGATTCAGATCATTCCATCGGTGCTGCCCGCTGATTGGGCTGCCATGGGCCAGTGCGTGAAGGATCTCGAAGCCGCTGGTGTCGACAGGATTCAGTTTGACGTGATGGACGGCAACTTTGTTCCGAATCTCACGTTCGGCCCTGAACTGATCAAGGCATGCCGCAAATACTGCAATGTGAAATTTGAGACCCAGCTGATGGTCAGTCAATACAACTCGGAAACGATGCTTGAGCAGTACGTCGATGCAAGCAAGGGGCCCAACGGAGAACCTGGCGTTGTCATTGCTCACGTCGAAGCCAACACACACCTGCACCGAGTGCTTGGCAGAATTCGACAGCTCGGGGGGAGTCCCTCCGTTGCGATGAATCCCCATACACCGATGGAGATGGTCAAAAACGTGCTCGATATGGTCGATCACGTGCTGGTGATGACAGTGAATCCTGGTTTTGGTGGTCAGGCCTACATCCCCACCATGCTCGACAAGATTTCACAACTGAGAAAAACCATCGATGAACGTGGTCTCACCGTTGATATTGAAGTCGACGGTGGAATCAAGGCCAATTGGACCATCTCCCAGTGTTGCGCGGCAGGCGCCAATTGCTTCATTGCGGGAAGCGGCATGTTCGCCTACCCCACACTGAAGGAAGGTTGCGAAGATCTGCGCCGCGTTGCACAGGAAGCCAGAGAGGGCAAGGTTCTGCCGACTCCTTCCTGA
- the glpX gene encoding class II fructose-bisphosphatase, with translation MDRTLIQEILEVVEQAAIASARLTGLGKKDEADAAAVEAMRQRMGQIQMQGRIVIGEGERDEAPMLYIGEEVGSGNGPGVDFAVDPCEGTNLCANNQRGSMAVLAASDRGGLFNAPDFYMKKLAAPPAAKGKVDIRKSATENIKILSECLGLAVDELTIVVMDRTRHKDLIAEIRSTGARVQPISDGDVQAAIACGFAGTGTHCLMGIGAAPEGVISAAAMRALGGHFQGQLVYDPAVAQTKEWADLTKEGNLARLAEMGISDPDKIYEADELASGEHVVFAGSGITDGLLFHGVKFEKDCTRTSSLVISNLDDTCRFTNTVHIKEGAQSIALS, from the coding sequence GTGGATCGCACTCTCATCCAGGAAATTCTCGAGGTTGTTGAGCAGGCAGCCATCGCCTCTGCTCGCCTCACAGGCCTCGGCAAAAAGGATGAAGCCGATGCTGCAGCCGTAGAAGCCATGCGTCAGCGCATGGGCCAGATTCAGATGCAGGGTCGAATTGTGATCGGGGAAGGCGAGCGTGATGAAGCTCCCATGCTCTACATCGGCGAAGAGGTTGGCAGCGGTAATGGCCCTGGAGTGGACTTCGCAGTTGATCCCTGCGAAGGCACCAACCTCTGCGCTAACAATCAGCGCGGTTCGATGGCTGTGCTGGCGGCGTCCGATCGTGGCGGCTTGTTCAATGCGCCTGACTTCTATATGAAGAAGCTGGCGGCTCCCCCGGCGGCTAAAGGCAAGGTCGACATCCGCAAGTCGGCAACCGAAAACATCAAGATTCTCAGCGAATGCCTCGGACTGGCTGTTGACGAGCTCACCATCGTTGTGATGGACCGGACGCGCCACAAGGATCTGATCGCGGAAATCCGTTCAACTGGAGCCCGTGTTCAACCCATCTCAGATGGAGATGTTCAGGCCGCCATTGCCTGTGGTTTCGCCGGTACGGGCACCCATTGCCTGATGGGCATCGGTGCAGCCCCGGAGGGTGTGATCTCCGCAGCTGCCATGCGTGCTCTGGGTGGACATTTCCAGGGTCAGCTTGTTTATGACCCCGCCGTGGCCCAAACCAAGGAATGGGCTGATCTGACCAAGGAGGGCAACCTGGCTCGCCTGGCAGAAATGGGCATCAGCGATCCAGACAAGATCTATGAGGCTGATGAGCTGGCATCCGGCGAGCATGTGGTGTTTGCCGGCAGCGGTATCACCGATGGTCTGCTGTTCCACGGCGTTAAGTTCGAAAAGGACTGCACTCGTACCAGCAGCCTTGTGATCAGCAATCTCGATGACACCTGCCGTTTCACCAACACGGTTCACATCAAGGAAGGTGCACAGAGCATTGCTCTGAGCTGA
- a CDS encoding DUF3288 family protein: MSEQTSQTHPLYATDRDQVDALLGHQGDPGPEQLTVAARLVMRYGDFPGADDIKQDIQKVVAGWGLDSQSLNARCREIWTSGWKPGQQLDNELGSGADVADQEG, encoded by the coding sequence ATGAGTGAACAGACCTCTCAGACGCATCCGCTCTATGCAACGGATCGTGATCAGGTGGATGCTTTGCTCGGTCATCAGGGCGATCCAGGCCCTGAGCAGCTCACTGTGGCGGCAAGACTTGTGATGCGATACGGCGATTTCCCAGGCGCCGATGACATTAAACAGGATATCCAGAAGGTGGTTGCCGGCTGGGGACTCGATTCCCAGAGCCTCAACGCCCGTTGCCGTGAGATCTGGACCAGTGGTTGGAAGCCTGGTCAGCAGCTTGATAACGAACTCGGTTCTGGTGCTGATGTGGCCGATCAGGAGGGTTAA
- a CDS encoding glutamyl-tRNA reductase — MHIAVVGLSHRTAPVEVREKLSIPEQTMEESLQNLRGHDQVLEASILSTCNRLEIYTLVRNPELGISAVREFLSGHSGLDTGDLKPHLFTFHHEDAVGHLMRVAAGLDSLVLGEGQILSQVKKMMRLGQEHKSLGPILNRLLTQAVSTGKRVRSETNLGTGAVSISSAAVELAQLKLGQSRAVDDLVTLEDEQVAVVGAGRMSRLLLQHLKAKGASGVVVLNRTVSRAQALAADFPDLPVQCRSLDDLDHCLSTCSLVFTSTAADDPIIDANRLQQLNRRSSLRLVDIGVPRNIDADVEGITGVEAFDVDDLKEVVERNQEARQQVAREAQGLLDEEARLFLEWWDSLEAVPTINRLRSSLESIRSEELQKALSRMGPDFSARERKVVEALSKGIINKILHTPVTSLRAPQQRSERQNALIVVERLFDLVQDDEQER, encoded by the coding sequence ATGCACATCGCCGTTGTCGGCCTCAGTCATCGAACGGCACCGGTCGAAGTGCGCGAAAAGCTCAGCATTCCTGAGCAAACCATGGAGGAATCCCTGCAAAATCTGCGGGGGCATGACCAGGTGCTTGAGGCTTCGATTCTCAGCACCTGCAATCGCCTTGAGATTTATACCCTTGTGCGCAATCCTGAACTGGGAATTTCGGCTGTCAGGGAATTTCTTAGTGGACATTCCGGACTGGATACCGGAGATCTGAAACCTCACCTGTTCACATTCCACCACGAGGATGCCGTTGGTCATCTGATGAGGGTTGCAGCCGGTCTTGACAGCCTGGTCCTCGGAGAGGGGCAGATTCTGTCCCAGGTCAAGAAAATGATGCGCCTGGGCCAGGAGCACAAATCGCTCGGCCCGATCCTTAATCGCCTGCTCACGCAAGCTGTGAGCACGGGGAAAAGGGTTCGCAGCGAAACCAATCTGGGTACCGGTGCCGTCTCCATCAGCTCTGCAGCTGTTGAACTCGCCCAGTTGAAGCTGGGGCAGAGCCGTGCTGTGGACGATCTGGTCACCCTTGAGGATGAACAGGTGGCCGTTGTCGGTGCCGGACGGATGAGCCGTCTTTTGCTTCAGCATCTGAAAGCGAAGGGTGCTTCAGGTGTGGTTGTTTTGAACCGCACCGTGAGCCGGGCACAGGCCCTCGCTGCCGACTTCCCTGATCTTCCAGTGCAGTGTCGTTCATTGGACGATCTTGATCACTGCCTGAGTACCTGTTCGCTGGTCTTCACCAGCACGGCTGCAGATGATCCAATCATTGATGCCAATCGATTGCAGCAGTTGAATCGTCGCAGCTCACTGCGGCTGGTGGATATCGGTGTCCCTCGCAACATTGATGCTGATGTGGAAGGGATCACCGGGGTTGAGGCTTTCGACGTCGATGATCTCAAGGAAGTTGTCGAACGCAATCAGGAAGCCCGTCAGCAGGTGGCTCGAGAAGCACAGGGACTCCTCGATGAAGAAGCGCGGCTTTTTCTGGAATGGTGGGACAGCCTGGAGGCAGTCCCAACCATCAATCGACTGCGTTCTTCTCTGGAGTCGATCCGGTCAGAGGAGCTGCAAAAGGCGCTCAGTCGCATGGGACCGGATTTTTCTGCTCGTGAGCGCAAGGTTGTGGAAGCTCTCAGCAAGGGCATCATCAACAAAATCCTGCACACCCCTGTGACTTCACTGCGTGCACCTCAGCAGCGCAGCGAAAGACAAAATGCGCTGATTGTGGTCGAGCGCTTGTTCGATCTGGTTCAGGATGATGAGCAGGAGCGCTGA
- a CDS encoding uracil phosphoribosyltransferase, whose product MAKTLRVVVPPHPLIAHWLTMLRHEGTPPALFRTAMEELGRWLSYEAMRDWLPHRKDLVKTPLGSTEGTVIEAAVPLLAVPMFPGGLHLWEGARQVLPSAELCLGGLPETIEAQAGVVMFLDQIRRGDELIDLLQRLEQLGVEAPRLRVITALSASPGLKRIGESYPEITIHTGCIDAELDEQERILPGIGDPLQRLGIRTAQPN is encoded by the coding sequence ATGGCCAAGACTCTCCGGGTGGTGGTACCGCCCCATCCCCTGATCGCCCACTGGCTGACCATGCTCAGGCATGAGGGAACTCCACCGGCTTTGTTCAGAACAGCCATGGAGGAGCTCGGTCGCTGGCTCAGCTACGAAGCGATGCGTGACTGGCTGCCTCATCGCAAGGATCTGGTGAAAACCCCACTGGGGAGCACGGAGGGAACCGTGATTGAGGCAGCAGTTCCACTGCTGGCGGTTCCGATGTTTCCTGGAGGCCTCCACCTCTGGGAAGGTGCCCGCCAGGTACTGCCAAGCGCCGAACTCTGCCTGGGAGGACTGCCGGAAACGATTGAGGCCCAGGCAGGCGTGGTGATGTTTCTGGATCAGATCCGTCGTGGCGATGAGCTGATCGACCTGCTTCAGCGTCTGGAGCAGCTGGGCGTTGAAGCGCCGAGACTGCGTGTGATCACAGCACTCTCCGCCAGCCCTGGACTGAAGCGAATCGGTGAGTCCTACCCGGAGATCACGATCCACACAGGCTGCATCGATGCCGAACTCGATGAGCAAGAAAGGATCCTTCCAGGAATCGGTGATCCCCTGCAAAGACTGGGAATCAGAACAGCTCAGCCGAACTAG
- the pgl gene encoding 6-phosphogluconolactonase has protein sequence MSSYRIEQVQSAQDLARRAAEHIGSAIDLALDQRDRAQIALSGGNTPALAYALLGQEHLPWDRVDVFLGDERWVAADDESSNARMLRNTLLKQDQPGARACFHPVPTVELPSPEASAEAFAELVVKVCLGEPPVFDLMLLGLGDDGHTASLFPGTEAPGVCDRWTTIGRGKGLERITLTAPVLSAARQVVFLVSGEAKRQALSRLMDAEESPERTPAKLVQPASEILVLADQAAAEGL, from the coding sequence ATGAGCTCTTATCGCATCGAGCAGGTTCAATCAGCCCAGGATCTTGCTCGGCGAGCCGCCGAGCACATTGGATCCGCGATCGACCTGGCGCTTGACCAAAGGGACCGGGCGCAGATCGCCTTGTCCGGTGGCAACACCCCTGCTCTGGCCTATGCATTGCTGGGGCAGGAACACCTGCCCTGGGACAGAGTCGATGTCTTCCTGGGCGATGAGCGCTGGGTGGCTGCTGATGATGAATCAAGCAACGCACGCATGTTGCGCAACACCCTGCTCAAGCAGGATCAGCCAGGAGCCCGCGCCTGTTTCCATCCCGTTCCAACTGTTGAACTGCCCTCTCCAGAAGCCAGTGCCGAGGCCTTTGCTGAGCTGGTGGTCAAGGTCTGCCTGGGCGAACCACCCGTGTTCGATCTGATGTTGCTCGGCCTTGGGGATGACGGTCATACGGCGTCTCTGTTTCCTGGAACGGAGGCCCCCGGAGTTTGTGATCGCTGGACCACCATTGGCCGGGGCAAAGGGCTTGAGCGGATTACTCTCACGGCTCCCGTTCTCAGTGCTGCACGCCAGGTGGTGTTTCTGGTGAGCGGAGAGGCCAAGCGCCAGGCTCTGTCACGGCTGATGGATGCTGAGGAGTCCCCGGAGCGCACACCTGCCAAGCTGGTGCAGCCAGCCTCTGAGATTCTCGTGCTCGCTGATCAGGCTGCTGCTGAAGGTCTTTGA